One Fibrobacter sp. UWB16 DNA window includes the following coding sequences:
- a CDS encoding sensor histidine kinase: MNDKVSTNNTEKCEGLFQRTRNKFAVLQEIGFERNENRLRELLKDERDLVQFPIPLFLPAFLVWLFMLLFPLVLILDPTNALNMSVNIKGLVGFYLPMLSTVFVFILNQKFLVPQLVFKKRYATYFVCNSVLVVATLFFREVAFFVMERSPNEGVGDFFSSYCFSFVKGHFGVWPVISFTILVVFVCILCVLYHVMFRQIVRAFILREQKRSELQYELDFLKNQLSPHFLFNTLNNISALIQIDPKRAESSMNKLSQLLRMMLYQVKDKYIPLQEDVEILQKYADLEKLRLDESFDFVFDVKLDNPNMMIEPLLMMPLMENAMKHCVNPNGKSFAHITITQAGDELHFHSENSNFPRKSSRKGSGLGLSTFEKRLDLIYMGAYEYSVNIVDDVYISDLIIHLKK, encoded by the coding sequence ATGAATGACAAAGTTTCTACAAATAACACTGAAAAGTGTGAAGGTCTTTTCCAAAGAACTCGTAACAAATTCGCCGTTTTGCAAGAAATCGGCTTTGAACGCAATGAAAACAGGCTTCGTGAGCTCTTGAAAGACGAACGCGACTTGGTTCAGTTCCCTATTCCGCTCTTTTTGCCTGCATTTTTAGTTTGGCTGTTCATGCTTTTGTTCCCGTTGGTGCTTATTCTGGACCCGACAAATGCGCTGAATATGAGTGTGAACATTAAAGGGCTTGTGGGCTTTTATTTGCCCATGCTGAGTACGGTTTTCGTTTTTATCTTGAACCAAAAGTTTTTGGTGCCGCAGCTTGTGTTTAAAAAACGCTATGCGACGTATTTTGTCTGTAATTCCGTTTTAGTGGTGGCAACGTTGTTCTTTAGAGAAGTGGCGTTCTTTGTGATGGAACGTTCTCCGAACGAAGGGGTTGGTGACTTCTTTAGTTCCTATTGTTTCTCGTTTGTTAAAGGACACTTTGGCGTTTGGCCCGTTATATCGTTTACTATCCTTGTTGTGTTTGTTTGCATTCTTTGCGTGCTGTACCACGTGATGTTCCGACAGATTGTGCGTGCGTTTATTTTGCGCGAACAGAAACGCTCGGAATTGCAGTACGAGCTAGATTTTTTGAAAAACCAGCTGAGTCCGCATTTTCTCTTTAATACTTTGAATAACATTTCTGCTTTAATCCAGATTGATCCGAAGCGGGCTGAAAGTTCGATGAACAAACTTTCGCAACTTTTGAGAATGATGCTTTACCAGGTCAAGGACAAGTATATCCCATTGCAAGAAGATGTGGAAATTTTGCAAAAGTATGCGGACTTGGAAAAACTCCGTCTCGATGAAAGTTTTGATTTTGTCTTTGATGTAAAACTTGATAATCCGAACATGATGATAGAGCCGTTGCTGATGATGCCTTTGATGGAAAATGCGATGAAGCATTGTGTGAATCCAAATGGCAAGAGCTTTGCGCATATCACCATTACGCAGGCTGGCGATGAACTCCACTTCCATTCTGAAAATTCCAATTTCCCGAGAAAGTCGAGCCGCAAGGGAAGTGGGCTAGGGCTTTCTACTTTTGAAAAGCGTCTAGATTTAATTTATATGGGAGCTTATGAGTATTCTGTGAATATTGTCGATGATGTTTATATTAGTGACTTGATTATTCATTTGAAAAAATAA
- a CDS encoding RNA polymerase sigma factor RpoD/SigA, with product MKTLNNRDQKDIYMQYLNDISRYPLLTREQETVLLQKSAEGNKAALDMLVNSNLRFVVNIANLYKGRGLDIMELINEGNMGLIEAARRFDRSLKIKFISYAVWWIRQNITRALSEKGRMIRISAEKELMLRRFNRHAKDVQQVIGGTYTVNAQSLEGLSKYKANDIEKILMMGNTTSSLDAPVNEDGDATLGDTISDSQSRTDELADSNNRTEVFDKVMDKNLSSQEKEIIKLYYGFKMDSDLNLKEIAPMVGLSKERVRQLKENALNKLREANVERLLCEAA from the coding sequence ATGAAAACCCTTAACAATCGAGATCAGAAAGACATCTACATGCAATACCTGAACGACATTTCTCGTTACCCGTTGCTCACAAGAGAACAGGAAACGGTATTGCTCCAGAAATCCGCCGAAGGCAACAAGGCAGCCTTGGACATGCTGGTCAACTCCAATCTTCGCTTTGTCGTGAACATCGCTAACCTCTACAAAGGTCGCGGTCTCGACATCATGGAACTGATTAACGAAGGGAACATGGGACTCATTGAAGCGGCTCGCCGTTTTGACCGCTCCCTCAAAATCAAGTTTATCAGCTACGCCGTGTGGTGGATTCGTCAGAACATCACCCGCGCTCTCTCCGAAAAAGGCCGCATGATCCGCATTAGCGCCGAAAAGGAACTGATGCTTCGCCGTTTCAACCGTCACGCAAAGGACGTTCAGCAGGTCATTGGCGGAACTTACACCGTCAACGCCCAGTCGCTCGAAGGCCTTTCCAAGTACAAGGCTAACGACATCGAAAAGATTTTGATGATGGGCAACACCACTTCTTCACTCGACGCCCCTGTCAACGAAGATGGCGATGCAACACTTGGCGATACCATTTCCGATTCTCAGAGCCGTACCGATGAACTCGCCGATAGCAACAACCGCACCGAAGTTTTCGACAAGGTCATGGACAAGAACCTCTCCAGTCAGGAAAAAGAAATCATTAAGCTCTATTACGGTTTCAAGATGGATTCCGACCTGAACTTGAAAGAAATCGCTCCGATGGTGGGTCTTTCCAAGGAACGCGTGCGCCAGCTCAAGGAAAACGCCTTGAACAAGCTCCGCGAAGCCAACGTCGAACGCCTCCTTTGCGAAGCTGCATAA
- a CDS encoding S41 family peptidase — translation MMFKSFCFRSVFMATLSALCFANAATEKKTPPGDFYDEVSRLNKVLSEVNRKYVENVNPTELTDAAINGIRNILDPHTTVFAPKDYESLRVSMEGKFGGVGITISLRDNILTVISPLSGTPAFKLGIRAGDRIRKIDGKETKGMSLDDAVNKLRGKIGTDVTVAIEREGVPDLMDYTITRAEIIVHAVPYYGMVTPDIGYIKLATFSDKTTSDVENALRSLQKQGMKKLILDMRYNPGGLLNQAIEISELFLKPGNVIVSTRGRTQKTESAARRTPLVKPEVPMVVLVNQGSASAAEIVSGALQDWDRALIVGKTSFGKGSVQTIFPLDNAGNALKLTTAFYYLPFGRCINKPENGIKGLTLQDEEYEDEEKDAAKTDSVKADTAKRDTFYTNNGRMMFGGGGIKPDVDVELDPMPWVVQVQERMAMYFKFAVKIRPSLEKAQVKVNSEWAVPDSLFTQFKAFCKKDTNFMKVKSNALVGVDQLEKSIIREQNYMGDSAKTISDSTLVKRISEMRKALEDNRDAQFEANKDYIKDGIKRELLTAFVNDSVSTAFSLKRDKQLNEAIKYLSDTQLYKKAISAPPKQKKNAAKPKK, via the coding sequence ATGATGTTTAAATCTTTTTGTTTCCGCTCTGTATTTATGGCTACGCTGTCCGCGCTTTGCTTCGCGAACGCTGCAACCGAGAAGAAAACTCCTCCTGGAGATTTTTACGATGAAGTTTCGCGTTTGAACAAGGTTCTTTCCGAAGTCAACCGCAAATACGTTGAAAACGTCAACCCGACGGAACTTACGGACGCCGCCATCAATGGCATCAGAAACATTTTGGATCCGCACACAACGGTTTTCGCGCCCAAGGATTACGAAAGCCTCCGCGTTTCGATGGAAGGTAAGTTCGGTGGCGTCGGTATCACGATCAGCCTCCGCGACAACATCCTCACGGTTATTTCGCCGCTTTCCGGCACTCCGGCATTCAAGCTCGGCATCCGCGCTGGGGACCGCATCCGCAAAATCGATGGCAAAGAAACAAAGGGCATGTCGCTTGATGACGCCGTCAACAAGCTCCGTGGTAAAATTGGCACCGATGTGACGGTCGCCATTGAACGAGAAGGTGTTCCCGATCTCATGGACTACACCATCACCAGAGCAGAAATCATCGTCCACGCTGTTCCGTATTACGGCATGGTCACTCCAGACATCGGCTACATCAAGCTCGCTACCTTTAGCGACAAGACTACAAGCGATGTCGAAAACGCCCTCCGCAGCCTCCAGAAGCAGGGCATGAAGAAGCTCATCCTCGACATGCGCTACAATCCGGGTGGACTTCTGAACCAAGCTATCGAAATCAGTGAACTTTTCCTCAAGCCGGGTAACGTCATCGTGAGCACCCGTGGCCGCACCCAAAAGACCGAAAGTGCCGCCCGCAGGACTCCGCTCGTGAAGCCGGAAGTTCCGATGGTCGTCCTCGTGAACCAAGGTTCCGCCAGTGCCGCTGAAATTGTCTCTGGCGCACTGCAAGACTGGGACCGTGCCTTGATCGTCGGTAAGACCTCGTTCGGTAAGGGTTCCGTGCAAACGATTTTCCCGCTGGACAATGCTGGCAACGCACTCAAGCTCACAACAGCTTTCTACTACCTCCCCTTCGGTCGTTGCATCAACAAGCCTGAAAACGGCATCAAGGGCCTCACCCTGCAAGACGAAGAATACGAAGATGAAGAAAAAGACGCCGCCAAGACTGATTCCGTGAAGGCCGACACTGCCAAGCGCGACACGTTCTACACGAACAACGGCCGTATGATGTTCGGTGGTGGTGGCATTAAGCCGGACGTCGATGTGGAACTCGATCCGATGCCGTGGGTTGTCCAAGTCCAGGAACGCATGGCCATGTACTTCAAGTTCGCCGTCAAGATTCGTCCGAGTCTCGAAAAGGCTCAAGTCAAGGTGAACTCCGAATGGGCCGTGCCTGATTCTCTCTTCACGCAGTTTAAGGCATTCTGCAAGAAAGACACGAACTTCATGAAGGTCAAGAGCAACGCTCTCGTCGGCGTGGACCAGCTTGAAAAGAGCATCATCCGTGAACAGAACTACATGGGTGACAGCGCCAAGACCATCTCTGATTCTACGCTCGTGAAGCGCATCAGCGAAATGCGCAAGGCTCTTGAAGATAACCGCGATGCCCAGTTCGAAGCCAACAAGGACTACATCAAGGACGGAATCAAGCGCGAACTTCTCACGGCATTTGTGAACGACTCCGTCAGCACGGCCTTCTCGCTCAAGCGCGACAAGCAGCTGAACGAAGCCATCAAGTACCTGAGTGACACGCAGCTTTACAAGAAAGCCATCAGCGCTCCGCCGAAACAGAAGAAGAACGCTGCAAAGCCTAAGAAGTAA
- a CDS encoding ABC transporter permease, with amino-acid sequence MNKMAEGLGRAVRRFLNKVVGYVLFIWELFKNIPGAFTNLHTTVEQMHHVGITSIPVVFAASLATGAIMSWQLAYQFGDMIPMMFVGMAVGKSVMVELCPILTAMVLAGRIGASMCSELGTMAVTEQLDAYKVLGLNPYKYLLAPRLIATVIMLPVLTILSIFIGIVGGYEVAHLYKEVSWSVFFYGVRMFYQNWDLVVGLIKATLYGFFISSYACFFGFFTHSGAEGVGKSTKATVVAGMTSILIGGFTLSKLLLV; translated from the coding sequence ATGAACAAAATGGCCGAAGGCCTCGGACGAGCCGTAAGACGCTTCCTGAACAAGGTGGTGGGTTACGTGCTGTTCATCTGGGAACTGTTCAAGAACATTCCCGGAGCCTTCACCAATTTGCACACGACTGTAGAACAGATGCACCATGTGGGCATCACGAGTATCCCCGTGGTGTTCGCCGCCTCGCTTGCAACAGGCGCCATTATGTCTTGGCAGCTTGCCTACCAGTTTGGCGACATGATCCCCATGATGTTTGTGGGCATGGCCGTCGGCAAGTCCGTGATGGTGGAACTCTGCCCAATTCTTACGGCGATGGTGCTTGCAGGGCGTATCGGCGCTTCGATGTGTTCCGAACTAGGAACCATGGCGGTTACAGAACAGCTTGATGCATACAAAGTATTAGGGCTCAATCCTTACAAATATTTGCTTGCGCCAAGACTGATTGCAACCGTCATCATGCTTCCGGTGCTCACTATTTTGAGCATTTTCATCGGCATTGTCGGCGGTTACGAAGTCGCCCACCTTTACAAAGAAGTTTCGTGGTCCGTGTTCTTTTACGGAGTGCGCATGTTCTACCAGAACTGGGACTTGGTCGTGGGCCTTATCAAAGCAACACTTTACGGATTCTTCATTTCTAGTTACGCTTGCTTCTTCGGATTTTTCACCCATAGCGGTGCAGAAGGCGTTGGCAAGAGCACCAAGGCAACCGTGGTTGCCGGCATGACAAGCATCCTTATTGGCGGGTTCACCCTCTCCAAATTGCTGCTTGTTTAA
- a CDS encoding DUF721 domain-containing protein, translated as MFETKRTSNKSYTGNKVQDIQVLLERVLQKNHITEDMNFKTISERFSEVVGPLLVDHVKPEKIDKNILVLKVANSALKFEMNLQKKAIIGKCNALLGKPFIQGIRFV; from the coding sequence ATGTTCGAAACAAAACGCACGAGCAACAAGAGCTATACGGGGAACAAAGTTCAGGACATTCAGGTCCTTTTAGAGCGCGTTCTCCAGAAGAATCATATCACCGAAGATATGAACTTTAAGACCATCTCGGAGCGGTTTTCAGAGGTGGTTGGCCCCCTCTTGGTAGACCATGTAAAGCCTGAGAAAATCGACAAAAATATATTGGTGCTTAAGGTCGCCAATTCGGCGTTAAAGTTCGAAATGAACCTCCAAAAAAAAGCTATTATTGGTAAGTGTAATGCCCTCTTAGGGAAGCCTTTTATTCAAGGAATACGATTCGTCTAA
- the gyrB gene encoding DNA topoisomerase (ATP-hydrolyzing) subunit B: MAEETEEVKKAEADYSGSSITVLEGLEAVRVRPAMYIGSTDIRGLHHLVWEVVDNSVDEALAGFCNHIEISILPGNGIRVTDNGRGIPTDIHPKEKVGTIQVVMTKLHAGGKFNNSSYKVSAGLHGVGVSCVNALSNKLIVTVRRNGRVVRQEFARGIPCGPQVDIGESDGTTGTSVEFYPDDTIFSETVYVYDTLATRFRELAFLMSGLRLTLTDERDPEHKQTDTFCFPGGVSEFVRYVDEHRTPLFAEPIHLVLPDGQYPLEVAMWYNDGYQENFFSFVNNVNTYDGGTHVTGFKTALTRVISKFAQDMPKGKKEAQITSDDIREGLTAVIAIKVSQPQFEGQTKRKLGNSEIAGYVASAFGAKLEEYFQENPAAVKIILDKVYNAAVAREAAHRARTLARRKNVLESGGLPGKLADCSSRDPKECEMFIVEGDSAGGSAKMGRSREFQAILPIRGKILNVEKASLHRVLDTEEIQNLVNAIGTGIGTEFKIEKLRYDKIIIMTDADVDGSHIQTLLLTFFFRYMRPLIDAGHIFLAMPPLYKLKIGQKERYLFDENEKDKVMAEIEDKKNVAITRFKGLGEMSPEQLNDTTMNPKTRFLKQCHVEDSVLADQIFSMLMGEDVEPRRKFIETNAYKVLNDLDI; the protein is encoded by the coding sequence ATGGCAGAAGAAACAGAAGAAGTAAAGAAGGCGGAAGCAGATTATAGCGGTTCAAGCATTACCGTTCTCGAAGGTCTAGAAGCAGTTCGTGTCCGCCCTGCAATGTACATTGGTTCCACCGATATTCGCGGGCTTCACCACCTCGTTTGGGAAGTGGTCGATAACTCCGTGGACGAAGCTTTGGCTGGCTTCTGCAACCATATCGAAATTTCGATTTTGCCGGGTAACGGCATCCGCGTCACCGACAACGGCCGTGGCATTCCGACCGACATCCACCCCAAGGAAAAGGTTGGCACCATCCAAGTCGTGATGACCAAGCTCCACGCCGGTGGTAAGTTCAACAACAGCTCTTATAAAGTTTCCGCCGGTTTGCATGGCGTGGGCGTGAGCTGCGTAAACGCACTTTCTAACAAGCTTATCGTGACCGTGCGCCGCAATGGCCGCGTTGTCCGTCAGGAATTTGCACGCGGTATTCCTTGCGGTCCGCAGGTCGACATCGGAGAATCCGACGGAACGACCGGTACGTCTGTTGAATTCTATCCGGACGATACAATTTTCTCCGAAACCGTTTACGTGTACGACACGCTCGCCACGCGTTTCCGCGAGCTCGCATTCCTCATGAGCGGTCTTCGCTTGACGCTTACCGACGAACGCGATCCGGAACACAAGCAGACCGATACGTTCTGCTTCCCCGGTGGTGTTTCTGAATTTGTGCGCTACGTTGATGAACACCGCACTCCGCTTTTTGCAGAACCGATCCACTTGGTTCTCCCCGACGGACAATATCCGCTCGAAGTCGCCATGTGGTACAACGACGGTTATCAGGAAAACTTCTTCAGCTTCGTCAACAACGTAAATACTTACGATGGCGGTACGCATGTAACGGGTTTCAAGACAGCCCTCACCCGCGTTATCAGCAAGTTTGCACAAGACATGCCGAAGGGCAAGAAAGAAGCGCAGATTACCTCGGACGATATTCGCGAAGGTCTTACTGCCGTTATCGCTATCAAGGTGTCGCAGCCGCAGTTCGAAGGCCAGACCAAGCGCAAGCTCGGCAACTCCGAAATCGCTGGTTACGTGGCATCCGCATTCGGCGCCAAGCTCGAAGAATACTTCCAGGAAAATCCAGCTGCCGTCAAGATTATCTTGGATAAAGTTTATAACGCCGCTGTGGCTCGTGAAGCAGCCCACCGCGCACGTACACTCGCCCGCCGCAAGAACGTTCTTGAAAGTGGCGGCCTTCCGGGCAAACTCGCCGACTGTTCCAGCCGCGACCCGAAGGAATGCGAAATGTTCATCGTGGAAGGTGACTCTGCAGGTGGTTCTGCAAAGATGGGCCGTAGCCGTGAATTCCAGGCCATCCTCCCGATCCGCGGTAAGATATTGAACGTCGAAAAGGCAAGCCTCCATCGCGTGCTCGACACCGAAGAAATCCAGAACCTGGTGAACGCTATCGGTACTGGCATCGGCACGGAATTCAAGATTGAAAAGCTCCGCTACGACAAAATCATCATCATGACCGATGCTGATGTGGACGGCTCTCACATCCAGACGCTTCTCCTCACGTTCTTCTTCCGCTACATGCGTCCGTTGATAGATGCAGGACATATCTTCCTCGCTATGCCTCCTCTGTACAAACTCAAAATTGGGCAGAAGGAACGCTACTTGTTCGACGAAAACGAAAAAGACAAGGTCATGGCCGAAATCGAAGACAAGAAGAATGTCGCGATTACCCGATTCAAAGGTTTGGGCGAAATGTCGCCGGAACAGCTGAACGACACGACCATGAACCCGAAGACACGATTCCTCAAGCAGTGCCATGTGGAAGACAGCGTCCTTGCCGACCAGATTTTCAGCATGCTCATGGGCGAAGACGTGGAACCGCGCCGCAAGTTCATCGAAACGAACGCATATAAAGTCTTGAACGATTTGGATATTTAA
- a CDS encoding polyprenyl synthetase family protein: MSPTKADFKAVLSQARDLVKLELDQTEQVIMQVAKNAPAGISDRLVTLFSRKGKRIRSTLLCLLANCGAQKPNIDRVAHACAAVELLHLASLVHDDIIDGTDVRRGQKTAHREWGTQVAVLIGDYVLSQSMRCVIDEEARNIPVIISDAADKLIIGEIMELDHCGDMGLSRKAYNEIIDGKTAALIDAAARIGGILAGFDQPMVDECAKMGTHFGIAFQIIDDLLDYGYGSVNMDKAKFTDLSNGLITLPLLYYFEDCTVEERREMESFIAKASAEGIPEKIQDRLFAKKSFAKAKAEAQEHLEQALAIADKFPKSNFTEEITAMFASMSERGN; encoded by the coding sequence ATGAGTCCGACGAAAGCCGACTTCAAAGCCGTTTTATCACAGGCTCGCGACTTGGTCAAGTTAGAGCTGGACCAGACAGAACAAGTCATTATGCAGGTGGCAAAGAACGCCCCTGCAGGGATTAGTGACCGCCTTGTAACGCTCTTTAGCCGCAAAGGCAAGCGCATCCGTTCGACGCTCCTTTGCCTGCTCGCAAATTGCGGTGCTCAGAAACCGAACATAGACCGTGTAGCACACGCCTGCGCAGCCGTAGAACTTTTGCACCTCGCAAGCCTCGTGCACGATGACATCATCGATGGCACAGACGTCCGCCGCGGGCAAAAGACAGCCCATCGCGAATGGGGTACGCAAGTGGCCGTGTTGATTGGCGACTATGTGCTTTCGCAGTCCATGCGCTGCGTCATTGACGAAGAAGCGCGCAACATTCCAGTTATCATCTCCGATGCAGCCGACAAGCTCATCATCGGTGAAATCATGGAACTCGACCATTGCGGCGACATGGGACTTTCTCGCAAAGCTTACAACGAAATCATCGATGGAAAGACCGCAGCGCTCATTGACGCTGCAGCGCGCATTGGTGGCATTTTGGCAGGTTTCGATCAGCCGATGGTTGATGAATGCGCCAAGATGGGAACGCACTTTGGCATCGCCTTCCAGATTATCGATGACCTGCTGGACTATGGCTATGGTTCCGTGAACATGGACAAGGCGAAATTCACAGACCTCTCGAACGGACTTATCACGCTGCCACTCCTTTATTACTTCGAGGACTGCACCGTAGAAGAACGCCGTGAAATGGAAAGCTTTATCGCAAAGGCTTCTGCAGAAGGCATTCCCGAAAAGATTCAGGACCGTCTGTTTGCAAAGAAGAGCTTTGCGAAGGCAAAAGCCGAAGCCCAGGAACACTTGGAACAAGCGCTCGCCATTGCCGACAAGTTCCCGAAAAGCAACTTCACCGAAGAAATTACCGCCATGTTCGCCAGCATGTCGGAACGCGGGAACTAA
- a CDS encoding magnesium transporter CorA family protein, translating to MLKYYKIESGRLSVAPNEEAADIVMMGSLSQEQRSILVKEYEITEHTIASAFDSDELSRIEYDDDFTTIVFKKPKNYSAEDNFQFRVESFGIFIFKDWVLLLTDSDIPVMDERKFSKIDSLNTFVLRVLSFAIAHFNEHLKIINRINDDLELRLNTSMENKYLLSMFSLNKGLIYYVSALNSNDTLLRKLQLGRSLNWTEAERELLEDIQIENGQSLQQANIYANILTSMMDARASVINNNVNQLMKNLTIVTISISLPTFFASLFGMNVKLPFGMNGDATVGSPVAFWIIIAICFLSVFVFLAVWMRKK from the coding sequence ATGCTCAAGTATTACAAAATCGAATCCGGTCGTCTCTCAGTAGCTCCGAACGAAGAAGCTGCTGACATCGTTATGATGGGTTCTTTAAGCCAGGAACAGCGCAGCATCCTTGTTAAGGAATATGAGATAACGGAACATACGATTGCCTCCGCATTTGACTCGGACGAACTTTCCCGTATCGAATATGACGATGATTTTACGACCATCGTGTTTAAGAAGCCCAAGAATTACTCTGCCGAGGATAATTTCCAGTTCCGCGTGGAATCTTTTGGAATTTTCATTTTTAAGGACTGGGTCTTGCTCCTTACGGACAGCGACATCCCGGTGATGGATGAACGCAAGTTCTCGAAAATCGACAGTCTGAATACGTTTGTGCTCCGCGTGCTGAGCTTTGCGATTGCACACTTCAATGAACACTTGAAGATCATCAACCGCATCAATGACGACTTGGAACTCCGTCTCAATACGTCGATGGAAAACAAGTATTTGCTCTCGATGTTCAGCTTGAACAAGGGCTTGATTTACTACGTGAGCGCCTTGAACAGTAACGATACGCTATTGCGCAAGTTGCAGCTTGGTCGTAGCCTCAACTGGACTGAGGCTGAACGCGAACTCTTGGAAGATATTCAGATTGAAAACGGGCAGAGCTTGCAACAGGCTAATATTTACGCGAACATTTTGACATCCATGATGGATGCTCGCGCAAGTGTCATCAACAACAACGTGAACCAGTTGATGAAGAACCTCACTATCGTGACGATTTCTATTTCGCTCCCGACGTTCTTCGCTAGCTTGTTCGGCATGAACGTGAAGCTCCCGTTTGGTATGAACGGCGATGCGACCGTCGGCTCTCCGGTGGCGTTCTGGATTATTATCGCCATCTGCTTCCTCTCCGTGTTTGTCTTCTTGGCTGTCTGGATGCGCAAAAAGTAA